The Salvia miltiorrhiza cultivar Shanhuang (shh) chromosome 1, IMPLAD_Smil_shh, whole genome shotgun sequence genome has a window encoding:
- the LOC130994011 gene encoding putative laccase-9 isoform X2, producing MENKLVVSANKVFILCFFGIVLLGGVTPLHALVRCCKFEVIRSSHTRLCTKKSMLTINGQSPGPTIYARRGDLIMLDVVNRADQNITIHWHGVKMPRYPWSDGTDFVTQCPIRPGQRFTQRMILSDEEGTLWWHAHSDWSRNSVYGAIVILPPTAQAFPFPKPHAHLPILIGEWWNADVEEVFGNFLAGGGDPEVSDAFLINGQPGDLYPCSRQDTYKVFVKPGKTYLIKLVNAVMDNIMFFKIAGHNLTVVGTDGAYTKPMTTDYVAISPGQTIDVLLETNQPPSHYYMAARIYASGGEFVTTPATAIIEYVGNHYTPPPSPFLPSFPEYNDSAASVDFTDQLRSLANDVDVPKIVDKTLFYTLSVNQLPCLRSSCLGATRLLASVNNVSLLLPKTDILQAYYRGIIGVYDSDFPDFPPSSFNYTQGVKAKEQSGPGFGTAVRVLAYNTTVEVVFQGTNLGGGVEHPMHLHGYSFYVVGSGLGNYDRVRGPATYNLVDPPLMENIAVPRNGWTAIRFRANNPGVWYMHCHFERHVSWGMGMVFIVKDGEGPHQKMLPPPPDMPPC from the exons atggaaaataaattagTAGTTTCTGCAAACAAGGTTTTCATCCTATGTTTCTTTGGTATAGTTTTGCTCGGAGGCGTAACCCCACTCCATGCTTTAGTTCGTTGCTGCAAGTTCGAA GTGATAAGGTCTTCACACACTAGACTATGCACCAAAAAGAGCATGCTAACGATAAACGGACAGTCTCCGGGGCCAACCATATATGCTAGAAGGGGAGATTTGATTATGCTCGATGTTGTTAATCGTGCCGATCAAAATATAACCATCCACTG GCATGGGGTGAAGATGCCGAGGTATCCATGGTCCGATGGCACGGACTTTGTGACTCAGTGCCCGATTCGTCCCGGCCAAAGGTTTACACAACGGATGATCCTGTCGGACGAAGAAGGCACTTTGTGGTGGCATGCTCACAGCGATTGGTCTCGAAATTCTGTGTATGGCGCCATCGTTATTCTACCGCCGACTGCCCAGGCTTTTCCGTTTCCGAAGCCTCATGCACATCTTCCCATCTTAATAG GAGAGTGGTGGAATGCTGATGTGGAAGAAGTTTTCGGTAATTTTCTCGCCGGCGGAGGCGATCCCGAAGTTTCCGATGCTTTCCTAATCAACGGCCAACCTGGAGATTTGTATCCATGTTCTAGACAAG ATACATACAAAGTGTTTGTTAAACCCGGCAAGACTTACCTGATCAAATTAGTGAACGCGGTGATGGACAACATAATGTTCTTCAAAATCGCCGGCCACAACCTCACCGTCGTTGGCACCGACGGCGCCTACACGAAGCCGATGACGACCGATTACGTGGCGATTTCCCCAGGCCAGACCATCGATGTACTGCTGGAGACCAACCAGCCGCCCAGCCACTACTACATGGCCGCCAGAATCTACGCCAGCGGCGGAGAATTCGTCACCACTCCCGCCACCGCAATCATCGAGTACGTCGGAAACCACTacacgccgccgccttcgccgttCCTCCCATCCTTCCCCGAATACAACGACTCCGCGGCCTCCGTCGATTTCACCGACCAGCTCAGATCACTCGCCAACGACGTCGACGTTCCTAAAATCGTTGACAAAACCCTATTCTACACTCTTTCCGTCAACCAATTGCCCTGTTTGAGGAGCTCGTGTTTGGGGGCGACGAGGCTGCTGGCGAGCGTGAACAACGTGTCGTTGCTGCTGCCCAAAACCGACATTCTTCAGGCTTATTACAGAGGAATAATCGGAGTTTACGACTCCGATTTCCCTGACTTCCCGCCTTCCTCCTTCAACTATACGCAG GGTGTGAAGGCGAAGGAGCAGTCGGGGCCCGGATTCGGAACGGCGGTGAGAGTATTGGCGTATAATACGACGGTGGAAGTGGTGTTTCAAGGCACCAACCTGGGCGGCGGCGTTGAGCATCCGATGCATTTGCACGGATACAGCTTCTACGTGGTGGGATCCGGGTTAGGAAACTACGACAGAGTTAGGGGTCCGGCTACCTATAATCTCGTCGATCCGCCGTTAATGGAGAACATCGCGGTGCCCAGAAATGGATGGACGGCTATCAGATTTAGGGCCAACAATCCAG GAGTTTGGTATATGCACTGCCATTTCGAGCGTCACGTAAGCTGGGGAATGGGGATGGTGTTTATCGTGAAAGACGGGGAAGGCCCCCATCAGAAGATGCTGCCACCGCCGCCCGATATGCCGCCTTgctga
- the LOC130994011 gene encoding laccase-14-like isoform X1, producing MPRYPWSDGTDFVTQCPIRPGQRFTQRMILSDEEGTLWWHAHSDWSRNSVYGAIVILPPTAQAFPFPKPHAHLPILIGEWWNADVEEVFGNFLAGGGDPEVSDAFLINGQPGDLYPCSRQDTYKVFVKPGKTYLIKLVNAVMDNIMFFKIAGHNLTVVGTDGAYTKPMTTDYVAISPGQTIDVLLETNQPPSHYYMAARIYASGGEFVTTPATAIIEYVGNHYTPPPSPFLPSFPEYNDSAASVDFTDQLRSLANDVDVPKIVDKTLFYTLSVNQLPCLRSSCLGATRLLASVNNVSLLLPKTDILQAYYRGIIGVYDSDFPDFPPSSFNYTQGVKAKEQSGPGFGTAVRVLAYNTTVEVVFQGTNLGGGVEHPMHLHGYSFYVVGSGLGNYDRVRGPATYNLVDPPLMENIAVPRNGWTAIRFRANNPGVWYMHCHFERHVSWGMGMVFIVKDGEGPHQKMLPPPPDMPPC from the exons ATGCCGAGGTATCCATGGTCCGATGGCACGGACTTTGTGACTCAGTGCCCGATTCGTCCCGGCCAAAGGTTTACACAACGGATGATCCTGTCGGACGAAGAAGGCACTTTGTGGTGGCATGCTCACAGCGATTGGTCTCGAAATTCTGTGTATGGCGCCATCGTTATTCTACCGCCGACTGCCCAGGCTTTTCCGTTTCCGAAGCCTCATGCACATCTTCCCATCTTAATAG GAGAGTGGTGGAATGCTGATGTGGAAGAAGTTTTCGGTAATTTTCTCGCCGGCGGAGGCGATCCCGAAGTTTCCGATGCTTTCCTAATCAACGGCCAACCTGGAGATTTGTATCCATGTTCTAGACAAG ATACATACAAAGTGTTTGTTAAACCCGGCAAGACTTACCTGATCAAATTAGTGAACGCGGTGATGGACAACATAATGTTCTTCAAAATCGCCGGCCACAACCTCACCGTCGTTGGCACCGACGGCGCCTACACGAAGCCGATGACGACCGATTACGTGGCGATTTCCCCAGGCCAGACCATCGATGTACTGCTGGAGACCAACCAGCCGCCCAGCCACTACTACATGGCCGCCAGAATCTACGCCAGCGGCGGAGAATTCGTCACCACTCCCGCCACCGCAATCATCGAGTACGTCGGAAACCACTacacgccgccgccttcgccgttCCTCCCATCCTTCCCCGAATACAACGACTCCGCGGCCTCCGTCGATTTCACCGACCAGCTCAGATCACTCGCCAACGACGTCGACGTTCCTAAAATCGTTGACAAAACCCTATTCTACACTCTTTCCGTCAACCAATTGCCCTGTTTGAGGAGCTCGTGTTTGGGGGCGACGAGGCTGCTGGCGAGCGTGAACAACGTGTCGTTGCTGCTGCCCAAAACCGACATTCTTCAGGCTTATTACAGAGGAATAATCGGAGTTTACGACTCCGATTTCCCTGACTTCCCGCCTTCCTCCTTCAACTATACGCAG GGTGTGAAGGCGAAGGAGCAGTCGGGGCCCGGATTCGGAACGGCGGTGAGAGTATTGGCGTATAATACGACGGTGGAAGTGGTGTTTCAAGGCACCAACCTGGGCGGCGGCGTTGAGCATCCGATGCATTTGCACGGATACAGCTTCTACGTGGTGGGATCCGGGTTAGGAAACTACGACAGAGTTAGGGGTCCGGCTACCTATAATCTCGTCGATCCGCCGTTAATGGAGAACATCGCGGTGCCCAGAAATGGATGGACGGCTATCAGATTTAGGGCCAACAATCCAG GAGTTTGGTATATGCACTGCCATTTCGAGCGTCACGTAAGCTGGGGAATGGGGATGGTGTTTATCGTGAAAGACGGGGAAGGCCCCCATCAGAAGATGCTGCCACCGCCGCCCGATATGCCGCCTTgctga
- the LOC130993893 gene encoding laccase-21-like — protein MILVTPLHALVRRCKFELVNSLHTRLCSSKSMLTINGQYPGPTIYARRGDLVIVDVVNSAHQNITIHWHGVKMRRYPWSDGTNYVTQCPIRPGQSFRQRMILSDEEGTLWWHAHSDWSRNTVYGAIVILPPITQPFPFPKPHAHLPILIGEWWKGDVQQVMEEFLGGGGEPHVSDAFLINGQPGDLYPCSTQDTYKLSVEFGKTYLMRLVNAVMDNIMFFKIAGHKFTVVGTDGAYTKPLMTDYVAISPGQTIDLLLEANQPPSHYYMAARIYVVGGEYVSTPTTAIIEYVGNYTVPSPPPLPSFPEYNDTAASADFTSRLRSLADNVDVPKNVMKNLFFTLSVNLSPCTKSACVGTTRLMASMNNLTMLLPITTDILHAYYAGIDGVYDSNFPEFPPLVFNYTEDSIAKNESASEMATAVSVLEYDTTVEVVFQSTNFGRGVDHPMHLHGYSFYVVGSGSGDFDATTDPPNYNLLDPPLMQNIAVRRNGWTAIRFRANNPGVWFMHCHFERHLSWGMKMVFIVKDGQRPDEKLLPPPPDMPRCDTPPLRVANN, from the exons ATGATTTTGGTGACGCCACTCCATGCTTTAGTTCGTCGCTGCAAATTTGAA TTGGTAAATTCCTTGCACACTAGACTGTGCAGCAGCAAGAGCATGCTCACCATAAACGGACAATACCCTGGCCCGACTATATATGCCAGAAGAGGAGATTTGGTGATAGTCGATGTTGTTAATAGTGCTCATCAAAATATAACTATTCACTG gcATGGAGTAAAGATGCGGAGGTATCCATGGTCAGATGGCACCAACTATGTGACGCAGTGCCCGATTCGTCCCGGCCAAAGCTTTAGACAGCGGATGATCCTCTCCGACGAAGAAGGCACTTTGTGGTGGCACGCCCACAGCGACTGGTCTCGGAATACTGTGTATGGAGCCATCGTCATTCTACCGCCGATCACTCAGCCTTTTCCTTTTCCTAAACCTCATGCTCATCTTCCCATTTTAATTG GAGAGTGGTGGAAAGGTGATGTGCAACAGGTGATGGAGGAGTTTCTAGGCGGTGGCGGCGAACCTCATGTTTCAGATGCTTTCCTCATCAATGGCCAACCTGGAGATTTATATCCATGCTCTACACAAG ATACTTACAAGTTGAGTGTGGAGTTTGGAAAAACTTACCTTATGAGATTGGTAAACGCGGTGATGGACAACATCATGTTCTTCAAAATCGCCGGCCACAAGTTCACCGTGGTCGGCACTGACGGCGCCTACACGAAGCCTCTGATGACCGATTACGTGGCCATCTCCCCCGGTCAGACCATCGATCTATTGCTGGAGGCCAACCAGCCGCCCAGCCACTACTACATGGCCGCCAGAATCTACGTGGTGGGAGGAGAATACGTGAGCACCCCGACCACAGCTATCATCGAGTACGTCGGGAACTACACGgtgccgtcgccgccgccgctcccaTCCTTCCCCGAATACAACGACACCGCGGCATCGGCCGATTTCACAAGCAGACTGAGAAGCCTCGCGGACAACGTGGACGTCCCTAAAAACGTGATGAAGAATCTATTCTTCACGCTCTCGGTGAATCTATCGCCCTGCACGAAGAGCGCGTGCGTGGGGACCACAAGGCTGATGGCCAGCATGAACAACCTGACGATGCTGCTGCCCATCACCACCGACATCCTTCACGCTTACTACGCAGGAATCGATGGAGTTTACGATTCCAATTTCCCCGAGTTTCCGCCTCTCGTTTTCAACTACACGGAAGATAGCATAGCCAAGAATGAGTCGGCGTCGGAGATGGCGACGGCGGTGAGTGTGTTGGAGTATGACACCACGGTGGAAGTGGTGTTTCAATCCACCAATTTCGGCAGAGGCGTTGATCATCCCATGCATTTACATGGATACAGCTTCTACGTCGTCGGATCCGGGTCGGGAGACTTCGACGCAACCACGGATCCGCCCAATTATAATCTACTCGACCCGCCCTTGATGCAGAACATAGCCGTGCGCAGAAATGGATGGACTGCTATCAGATTTAGGGCTAACAATCCAG GAGTGTGGTTCATGCACTGCCATTTTGAGCGTCATTTGAGCTGGGGAATGAAGATGGTGTTCATCGTCAAAGACGGCCAACGCCCCGATGAGAAGTTGCTGCCTCCGCCGCCAGATATGCCGCGCTGTGATACTCCGCCGCTACGTGTAGCTAATAATTGA